A region from the Geobacter benzoatilyticus genome encodes:
- a CDS encoding YceH family protein: MEIVLNPFEVRVLGCLVEKELATPEYYPLTLNALTAACNQKSNRDPVISLDEADVVRALDSLRVKGLARQSAEGVRAMKYCHCLAEKFLLEPPELAVLAELLVRGPQTVGELRTRAERMRPFADLAAVEEVLRLLMEREEPLVVRLPRQPGRKEHRHAHLFAGVPEADGDECAPPMEGARLQVRAEEERVARLEEEVAALRTEVDELRRAMEEFRLQFE, from the coding sequence TTGGAAATAGTCCTGAATCCATTTGAAGTCCGAGTACTCGGCTGCCTGGTCGAGAAGGAGCTTGCGACCCCCGAGTATTACCCTCTGACCCTGAACGCCCTGACGGCTGCCTGCAATCAGAAATCGAACCGGGATCCGGTGATTTCCCTGGATGAAGCCGATGTGGTGCGCGCCCTCGATTCGCTCCGCGTGAAGGGGCTTGCCCGGCAGTCGGCCGAAGGGGTGCGGGCCATGAAGTACTGCCACTGCCTGGCCGAGAAGTTCCTGCTGGAGCCGCCGGAGCTGGCTGTTCTGGCCGAACTCCTCGTGCGGGGCCCCCAGACCGTGGGAGAGCTGAGGACCAGGGCGGAGCGGATGCGCCCCTTCGCCGATCTGGCGGCGGTGGAAGAGGTCCTGCGGCTGCTCATGGAGCGGGAAGAGCCCCTCGTCGTCCGGCTTCCCCGCCAGCCCGGGCGCAAGGAGCATCGTCATGCCCACCTCTTTGCCGGAGTGCCCGAGGCGGATGGAGATGAATGCGCCCCTCCAATGGAGGGGGCGCGGCTCCAGGTGAGGGCGGAGGAAGAGCGGGTGGCGCGCTTGGAGGAGGAAGTGGCCGCGCTGCGCACCGAAGTCGATGAGTTGCGCCGGGCCATGGAGGAATTCCGGTTGCAGTTCGAGTAG
- a CDS encoding PilZ domain-containing protein codes for MGQFERRHFPRVPFSAPAFLQKDSIITFGEVRDISLHGLYLSVRGDHKPDEDALVSIYFLNGTSTLTITMPGRIVRTGTDGIGFASPHLDPLQLLSYESVLSFGYESPQLMEEFLSHAGTLAPGKEGIVT; via the coding sequence ATGGGACAATTCGAACGGCGGCATTTCCCCCGGGTTCCGTTTTCAGCCCCGGCATTTTTACAAAAAGATTCAATCATTACCTTCGGAGAGGTTCGGGACATAAGCCTTCATGGTCTATACCTGTCCGTGCGGGGAGACCATAAGCCCGACGAGGACGCTCTCGTTTCCATTTACTTCCTGAACGGCACCTCCACCCTCACCATTACCATGCCGGGCCGCATTGTCCGCACCGGCACGGACGGCATCGGCTTCGCCTCGCCCCACCTGGATCCGCTCCAGCTCCTCAGCTACGAATCGGTCTTATCCTTCGGGTACGAATCTCCCCAACTTATGGAGGAATTCCTCTCCCACGCGGGAACCCTTGCCCCCGGCAAGGAAGGGATCGTCACGTAA
- the ltaE gene encoding low-specificity L-threonine aldolase, producing the protein MKIIDLRSDTVTSPCPAMRAAMAAAEVGDDVYGEDPTVRRLESVAAEMLGTEAALFVTSGTQSNLLAIMTHCGRGDEYIAGQTAHCYRFEGGGAAVLGGVQPQPIDVEADGTLDLEKVCAAIKPVDPHFARTRLLCLENTQAGRALPLDYLGRARALAREKGLAFHLDGARLFNAAVALGVEPWLIAGHFDSVSVCLSKGLGAPVGSLLCGGGEFVAEARRWRKMLGGGMRQAGVLAAAGIVALGGNVARLAEDHANARRLADGLSAIKGVAVLPPGARTNMVFLCIHSGLERPLASFLREKGILVAGRESIRLVTHRDVTAEDIDRVVAAFGDFSRTL; encoded by the coding sequence ATGAAAATCATTGACTTGCGGAGCGATACCGTCACCAGTCCCTGTCCTGCCATGCGCGCCGCCATGGCGGCAGCCGAGGTGGGTGACGACGTCTACGGAGAGGACCCCACCGTCAGACGCCTTGAGTCGGTGGCGGCGGAGATGCTCGGCACTGAAGCGGCTCTCTTCGTGACGAGCGGCACGCAGTCGAATCTTCTGGCCATAATGACCCACTGCGGGAGGGGGGACGAATATATCGCCGGCCAGACGGCCCACTGCTACCGCTTCGAGGGGGGCGGGGCCGCGGTCCTCGGCGGCGTCCAGCCCCAGCCCATTGATGTGGAGGCCGACGGCACCCTTGATCTGGAGAAAGTGTGCGCCGCCATCAAACCCGTGGATCCCCACTTCGCTCGCACGCGGCTCCTCTGCCTGGAAAACACCCAGGCGGGGAGGGCGCTCCCCCTCGACTATCTGGGCCGGGCCCGGGCCCTTGCCCGGGAAAAGGGCTTGGCATTTCATCTGGACGGGGCGCGGCTTTTCAATGCCGCCGTCGCCCTTGGCGTGGAACCGTGGCTGATTGCCGGCCATTTTGATTCTGTTTCGGTATGCCTCTCCAAGGGGCTTGGCGCGCCGGTGGGCTCCCTCCTTTGCGGAGGTGGCGAGTTTGTGGCCGAGGCCCGGCGGTGGCGAAAAATGTTGGGGGGCGGCATGCGCCAGGCGGGGGTCCTTGCTGCTGCTGGGATTGTCGCTCTTGGCGGGAATGTGGCGCGTCTCGCCGAGGATCACGCCAACGCCCGGCGCCTTGCCGATGGGCTATCCGCCATCAAAGGGGTTGCCGTCTTGCCCCCCGGTGCCCGGACCAACATGGTCTTTCTCTGCATTCACTCCGGCCTGGAAAGGCCGCTGGCAAGTTTCCTCCGGGAGAAAGGGATTCTTGTGGCCGGAAGGGAGAGCATCCGCCTCGTCACCCACCGGGATGTGACCGCTGAGGACATCGACCGGGTAGTGGCCGCCTTCGGGGACTTTTCCCGGACATTGTAA
- a CDS encoding NUDIX hydrolase — MRGKIQQSRMIYLPNEPKAMTIHAPSPTFRGLAARLAERSPVEIPSTALFHAAVALIIREGDDGSEILFIERASHDGDPWSGDLGFPGGKIEPGDAGPREAAERETLEELALDLGEAFYLGRLDDIAGANLPVRVSCFVYGLAGDQSLTLSGEVRDAFWVSLADLCDSQRHVDAMVSFDGKSFQRPAIVLPVEGKPVLWGITYRLTMQFLEVATGDDCPQALRGRGELDGEL, encoded by the coding sequence ATGCGTGGGAAAATACAACAGTCGCGAATGATCTATCTCCCCAATGAGCCAAAAGCCATGACAATTCATGCTCCATCCCCCACGTTCCGTGGTCTTGCCGCCAGGCTCGCGGAGCGCTCCCCCGTTGAGATTCCCTCGACGGCGCTTTTTCATGCTGCCGTGGCGCTCATAATAAGGGAGGGGGACGATGGGAGCGAGATTCTTTTTATCGAGCGTGCTTCCCATGACGGCGATCCGTGGTCCGGAGACCTGGGATTCCCCGGAGGGAAAATCGAGCCGGGGGATGCCGGGCCGCGGGAAGCGGCGGAGCGGGAAACCCTGGAGGAGCTCGCCCTGGATCTTGGCGAGGCTTTTTACCTGGGGAGGCTGGATGACATTGCCGGTGCCAATCTGCCGGTTCGGGTATCCTGTTTTGTCTACGGCCTGGCCGGGGATCAGTCCCTCACGCTGAGTGGCGAGGTTCGGGACGCCTTCTGGGTTTCACTGGCCGATCTTTGCGATTCGCAGCGTCATGTGGATGCCATGGTCAGCTTTGACGGCAAATCCTTCCAGCGTCCGGCTATCGTTCTTCCCGTGGAAGGAAAACCGGTGTTGTGGGGCATTACCTACCGGCTGACCATGCAGTTTCTTGAGGTCGCGACGGGAGATGACTGCCCGCAGGCCTTAAGGGGGCGAGGGGAGTTAGACGGGGAGCTGTAG
- a CDS encoding alpha/beta fold hydrolase, giving the protein MNAIINGINLAYDDHGSGPAVVLIHGFPLCRRMWYPQVKAVTAAGFRLVTIDLRGFGESDVPDSPYSMDIFSDDVVGLMDHLGIERAVVGGMSMGGYVLFNLAERHAGRLAGAAFIATRATADDEAGKARRLRQAQDMMKFGPQVIADAFVPILFAEASLSERPRLVEEVGGWIVGTDSRGLAGGLLAMRERKDYSGIMGNFGMPSIAIGAEGDRAAPPETSRAIAAGIPGCRLAIVTDAGHMANLEHPGAFNDALVGFLKELGMW; this is encoded by the coding sequence ATGAACGCGATCATCAACGGCATCAACCTCGCTTACGACGACCATGGCAGCGGACCGGCGGTGGTTCTCATTCACGGATTTCCCCTGTGCCGCCGGATGTGGTATCCGCAGGTCAAAGCGGTGACGGCGGCGGGGTTTCGACTCGTGACCATCGACCTGCGGGGATTCGGCGAGAGCGACGTTCCTGACAGTCCCTATTCCATGGATATCTTTTCCGACGATGTCGTGGGTCTCATGGACCATCTCGGGATCGAGCGGGCGGTTGTCGGCGGGATGTCCATGGGGGGGTATGTCCTCTTCAACCTTGCGGAGCGCCATGCCGGCCGCCTTGCCGGCGCCGCGTTCATCGCCACCCGTGCCACGGCCGACGATGAGGCTGGGAAGGCCCGCCGTCTCCGCCAGGCTCAGGATATGATGAAATTCGGCCCCCAGGTCATTGCCGACGCCTTCGTGCCGATTCTCTTTGCCGAGGCATCCCTGTCCGAGCGGCCGAGGCTTGTGGAGGAGGTTGGCGGGTGGATCGTCGGGACCGATTCGCGGGGGCTCGCGGGCGGGCTTCTCGCCATGCGGGAGCGCAAGGACTACAGCGGAATTATGGGCAATTTCGGGATGCCGTCCATTGCCATCGGCGCAGAAGGCGACCGGGCCGCACCGCCGGAGACGTCGCGGGCCATCGCTGCCGGAATCCCCGGCTGCCGGCTTGCGATTGTCACGGACGCCGGGCACATGGCCAATCTGGAGCACCCGGGGGCCTTTAACGATGCGCTGGTGGGGTTTCTGAAGGAGTTGGGGATGTGGTGA
- a CDS encoding type VI secretion protein IcmF/TssM N-terminal domain-containing protein, which translates to MKTKLATFLKWFLLAGGTVVVILLIFGIVLALNWPWWVALCIMLLLAGGGAGIALLRNLWLRKREQNFVQEVIAQDKGLLKSLSGKEREHLAQLQERWKDAVGTLKNSHLKKHGNPLYVLPWYLVIGESGSGKTTSLNSARLSSPFIDVCSTSGVSGTRNCDWWFFEESIVIDTAGRYAVPVDGEKDRDEWQKFLSLLVRYRKKEPLNGLIVTVAADRLLAAGREENAEEGRTMRSRIDELMRALGVRFPVYVLVTKCDLVEGMNRFAGLLPEAALKQPMGMVNQELSTDVASFTGKAVSAVVERLRTLRLLLLHQPEARNAELGLVLFPEEFAALRDSLAAFMEGAFRENPYQETPVLRGLFFSSGRQEGSPHSRFSEALGLAGERETLPGTSKGLFLHDFFARILPADRALLSPTRRAVEWRALTGNLGLVSWMLLGVALCGILSFSFVRNMTTIRQVARQFERTPRFSGNPTNDLLVLDSFRQGILKVEERNRSWWIPRLGLTESVTVERALKEKFCRQFRDGFLTSYDRQLAAGVAGLSAGTPDELFAQYAIHLTRRINILNAGMNGKQLPELSAMPQPASVSFLTGETAAGADARKRFGTLYLHYLAWRGDSPDLARETAQLQGWLRQIIGLKGGSLTWLAPWIDRQSGLPAVTLAEFWGGGVPLPGEPAVPASFTRKGKAELESLVAELETALGDARSVASGKGGLGTWYRGSCLAAWQRLAAAFPSGADRLRTIRDWQQVAVKMATEQGPYFAFINRMSSELEALVGKEGTPPFVSQLYAFQVARAGGAVPGAVGKAAESGKRFFNSLGGKLHPDAVAKGIDTPLAAPRAWQEYQAALAAIAPAASSRQQAFQLATQAFTDDPVTGKTPFVAAWGAAGRLRSGVAGSGADDAFWRLVTGPLDYLWSYVRREAGCQLQTLWEEQVIAATLGMSPQQAGPMLLGPDGLAWRFVKGPAAPFIRGTAAGYAPRQALGGALPLEGSLFAFLSKGAQVQASAAGRQPNYTVAVKGLPTDANSDARIRPHATRLELQCAGAPQTLVNQNFPVGKTFYWSPETCGDVIFQIEVGDLVLTRRYGGSQAFPDFLKEFAGGSRTFPIREFPGEKDALARMGIRQIRVNYQIIGGAQVVKQGSAMAGATAPRVIARCW; encoded by the coding sequence ATGAAAACTAAACTTGCGACATTTCTCAAGTGGTTTCTACTGGCAGGGGGGACGGTGGTGGTCATCCTCCTCATCTTTGGTATTGTGCTTGCCCTTAACTGGCCCTGGTGGGTGGCCCTCTGCATCATGCTCCTCCTGGCGGGGGGCGGGGCAGGCATCGCGCTCCTGCGGAACTTGTGGCTCCGCAAGCGGGAGCAGAACTTCGTCCAGGAGGTGATCGCCCAGGACAAGGGGCTCCTGAAATCCCTTTCCGGCAAAGAGCGAGAACACCTGGCCCAGCTCCAGGAGCGCTGGAAGGACGCCGTCGGCACCCTGAAGAACTCCCACCTCAAAAAGCATGGCAACCCCCTCTACGTCCTCCCCTGGTATCTCGTGATCGGCGAGAGCGGCTCGGGGAAAACCACCTCCCTCAACAGCGCCCGCCTCTCCTCCCCCTTCATCGACGTCTGCAGCACCTCAGGCGTTTCCGGCACCCGCAACTGCGACTGGTGGTTCTTCGAGGAATCCATCGTCATCGACACGGCCGGCCGCTACGCGGTTCCCGTGGATGGGGAAAAGGACCGGGACGAGTGGCAGAAGTTTCTCTCCCTCCTCGTCAGGTACCGGAAGAAGGAGCCCCTGAACGGTCTCATCGTCACCGTGGCGGCAGACCGCCTGCTGGCGGCGGGGCGCGAGGAGAACGCGGAAGAGGGGCGCACCATGCGCAGCCGCATCGACGAGCTGATGCGGGCTTTGGGGGTCCGGTTCCCGGTCTACGTCCTCGTCACCAAATGCGATCTCGTGGAGGGGATGAACCGCTTCGCCGGGCTTTTGCCGGAAGCGGCCCTCAAGCAGCCCATGGGGATGGTGAACCAGGAACTGAGCACGGATGTGGCCTCATTCACCGGCAAGGCCGTTTCCGCCGTGGTGGAGCGGCTCCGGACCCTGCGGCTCCTCCTCCTGCACCAGCCCGAGGCCAGAAACGCGGAGCTGGGGCTCGTCCTCTTCCCCGAGGAGTTCGCGGCCCTGCGGGATTCCCTCGCCGCCTTCATGGAGGGGGCCTTCCGGGAGAACCCCTACCAGGAGACCCCGGTCCTGCGGGGGCTTTTCTTCTCCAGTGGCCGCCAGGAGGGGAGTCCCCATTCCCGTTTCTCCGAGGCCCTGGGTCTCGCCGGCGAGAGGGAGACCCTTCCCGGCACCAGCAAAGGACTCTTCCTCCACGACTTCTTCGCCAGGATACTCCCAGCCGACCGGGCGCTCCTGTCGCCGACCCGGCGGGCCGTGGAGTGGCGTGCCCTCACCGGCAACCTGGGGCTCGTTTCCTGGATGCTCCTCGGCGTGGCCCTCTGCGGGATACTCTCCTTCTCCTTCGTGAGAAACATGACCACCATCCGGCAGGTGGCGCGGCAGTTCGAGCGGACGCCCCGGTTTTCCGGCAATCCCACCAATGACCTTCTGGTTCTCGATTCCTTCCGCCAGGGTATCCTCAAGGTGGAAGAGCGCAACCGCTCTTGGTGGATTCCCCGCTTGGGGCTCACTGAAAGCGTTACCGTGGAGCGGGCACTGAAGGAGAAGTTCTGCCGCCAGTTCCGGGACGGTTTTCTCACCTCCTATGACCGGCAGCTGGCCGCCGGGGTCGCGGGACTATCCGCCGGCACCCCCGACGAGCTCTTTGCCCAGTACGCCATCCACCTGACCCGGCGGATCAATATCCTCAATGCCGGCATGAACGGTAAACAGCTGCCGGAGCTCTCCGCCATGCCCCAGCCCGCGTCGGTTTCGTTCCTGACCGGCGAAACAGCGGCCGGGGCCGATGCCCGCAAGCGGTTCGGCACCCTCTACCTCCACTACCTGGCCTGGCGGGGGGATTCCCCTGACCTTGCCAGGGAAACGGCCCAGCTTCAGGGGTGGCTTCGCCAGATCATCGGTCTCAAGGGGGGGAGCCTCACGTGGCTTGCCCCGTGGATCGACCGCCAGTCGGGCCTTCCGGCGGTTACCCTGGCCGAGTTCTGGGGGGGCGGCGTGCCGCTTCCGGGAGAGCCGGCGGTTCCCGCATCCTTCACCCGCAAGGGAAAGGCGGAACTGGAGAGCCTTGTGGCCGAGCTGGAGACGGCCCTGGGGGACGCGCGTTCCGTGGCCTCGGGCAAAGGGGGGCTCGGCACCTGGTACCGGGGAAGCTGCCTGGCGGCGTGGCAGCGCCTTGCCGCCGCCTTCCCCTCGGGGGCGGACCGGCTCCGCACCATTCGCGACTGGCAGCAGGTGGCCGTCAAGATGGCCACGGAGCAGGGACCCTATTTCGCCTTCATAAACCGCATGTCATCGGAGCTTGAAGCCTTGGTGGGGAAGGAGGGAACACCCCCCTTCGTCTCCCAGCTCTACGCATTCCAGGTGGCCAGGGCCGGGGGAGCCGTTCCCGGCGCCGTAGGCAAGGCTGCCGAGAGCGGCAAGCGCTTCTTCAATTCCCTGGGGGGAAAACTGCATCCCGACGCGGTTGCCAAGGGAATCGATACCCCCCTTGCGGCCCCCAGGGCGTGGCAGGAGTACCAGGCGGCCCTGGCGGCCATTGCCCCGGCAGCATCGTCGCGGCAGCAGGCCTTCCAGCTTGCTACCCAGGCGTTCACTGACGATCCCGTTACGGGGAAAACCCCCTTTGTGGCCGCCTGGGGTGCGGCGGGCCGGCTCCGGTCCGGTGTCGCCGGCAGCGGTGCCGATGACGCCTTCTGGCGCCTGGTGACCGGCCCCCTCGACTACCTCTGGAGCTATGTCCGGCGCGAGGCCGGCTGCCAGCTCCAGACCCTGTGGGAGGAGCAGGTGATTGCCGCCACCCTCGGCATGTCCCCCCAGCAGGCTGGCCCCATGCTCCTGGGCCCCGACGGTCTTGCCTGGCGTTTCGTCAAGGGTCCGGCAGCCCCCTTCATACGGGGTACCGCCGCCGGTTATGCACCCCGGCAGGCCCTCGGCGGGGCGCTTCCCCTCGAAGGCTCCCTCTTCGCCTTCCTCTCCAAAGGAGCCCAGGTACAGGCTTCTGCCGCCGGGCGCCAGCCCAACTACACCGTGGCCGTCAAGGGTCTTCCCACCGACGCCAACAGCGATGCCAGGATCAGGCCCCATGCCACCCGGCTGGAGCTTCAGTGCGCCGGCGCCCCCCAGACCCTTGTGAACCAGAACTTCCCTGTGGGGAAAACCTTCTACTGGTCACCGGAAACCTGTGGTGACGTCATCTTCCAGATCGAGGTGGGCGACCTGGTTCTCACCAGGCGTTACGGTGGCTCCCAGGCTTTCCCGGACTTCCTGAAGGAGTTTGCCGGCGGCTCCCGCACCTTCCCAATCCGGGAGTTCCCCGGCGAGAAGGATGCCCTGGCCAGGATGGGGATCAGGCAGATCCGCGTCAACTATCAGATCATCGGCGGCGCCCAGGTGGTGAAGCAGGGGAGCGCCATGGCCGGCGCCACGGCCCCCCGGGTGATCGCCCGGTGCTGGTAA
- a CDS encoding DotU family type IV/VI secretion system protein, which produces MHLTDCFMELVAYVTHVLRTAAVRQPPYQEVRGEIDRLLAAGGSWVKREGFPRDDFDLARFAICAWIDEAILSSAWNEKSLWLREQLQRLHYNTTEAGEEFFTRLNALGLHQREVREVYYLCLALGFTGKFCKPGDEYQLEQVKTAQLKLLVGSSVGLPSLERSELFPEAYPGETPALATARRGKGFSPLAAACVAGPLVLFVILFFVYRFTLSGVGENFLRTVPY; this is translated from the coding sequence ATGCACTTGACCGACTGCTTCATGGAGCTGGTGGCCTATGTCACCCATGTCCTCCGCACGGCTGCCGTGCGTCAGCCCCCCTATCAGGAAGTTCGTGGCGAAATCGACCGTCTCCTTGCCGCGGGGGGGTCGTGGGTCAAGCGGGAGGGATTTCCCCGTGACGACTTTGATCTGGCCCGCTTTGCCATCTGTGCCTGGATCGACGAGGCGATCCTTTCGTCGGCCTGGAACGAGAAGAGCCTCTGGCTCCGGGAGCAGCTCCAGCGCCTCCACTACAACACCACCGAGGCGGGCGAGGAATTCTTCACGAGATTGAATGCCCTGGGGCTCCACCAGCGGGAGGTGCGGGAGGTTTACTATCTCTGCCTCGCCCTTGGCTTCACTGGCAAATTCTGCAAGCCCGGCGACGAGTACCAGCTGGAGCAGGTTAAGACGGCCCAGCTGAAACTCCTGGTGGGGAGCTCCGTGGGACTCCCCTCCCTGGAGCGGAGCGAACTCTTTCCCGAGGCCTATCCGGGGGAGACGCCGGCCCTGGCCACGGCGCGGCGAGGAAAGGGCTTCTCCCCTCTGGCTGCCGCTTGTGTTGCCGGGCCGTTGGTGCTCTTTGTCATCCTCTTCTTCGTTTACCGCTTCACCCTCTCGGGGGTGGGGGAGAATTTTCTAAGGACGGTGCCTTACTGA
- a CDS encoding DUF3124 domain-containing protein: MAARGFIAGIVLWVVTAICNPAGAGAEARLSKGQILYVPVYSHVYTGDRALPFNLAATMGIRNIDLTNPITVTRVTYHDSKGRLVKRFLSGPLTLPPQGSTSFYLKERDTSGGFGAHFIVEWEAPREINEPIVESVMIGARSGQGISFVSPGREIGTPAGR, translated from the coding sequence ATGGCAGCAAGAGGTTTTATTGCGGGGATAGTTTTGTGGGTGGTAACGGCGATTTGCAATCCGGCCGGTGCCGGGGCGGAGGCGCGCCTCTCGAAGGGGCAGATTCTCTACGTGCCGGTCTACTCCCATGTCTATACCGGAGACAGGGCGCTTCCCTTCAATCTGGCGGCCACCATGGGAATTCGCAATATCGATTTGACGAATCCGATCACCGTCACCCGGGTGACCTACCATGATTCCAAGGGGAGGCTAGTGAAACGTTTTCTGTCCGGTCCCCTGACGCTTCCTCCCCAGGGATCCACCAGTTTTTACCTGAAGGAGCGGGATACGAGCGGTGGCTTCGGTGCCCATTTTATCGTCGAGTGGGAGGCTCCCCGGGAGATTAACGAGCCGATTGTGGAGAGCGTCATGATTGGCGCCCGGTCTGGCCAGGGAATCTCCTTCGTGAGTCCGGGCAGGGAGATCGGAACTCCGGCCGGCCGGTGA
- a CDS encoding PLP-dependent cysteine synthase family protein gives MEYPPFSLSKSIGSTPLVEIRHLNPNPRVRILAKLEGNNVGGSVKDRPALYMLAKAEADGELTAAKTILEPTSGNTGIAIAMLGTAKGYRVKLVMPACVSLERRAVLEAYGAELVLSPAQEATDGAIRLAHRILDEEPEHYYMPNQYANPNNPLAHYETTGPEIFRDTDGTVDFFVAGMGTGGTLMGVSRYLREAKPGVTIVGVEPRLGHKVQGLKNMQEAIVPPIYNPDALDLKLTVHDEPAFDTARDLAIREGLFVGMSSGAAVAGAVQMAKDAPAGSTIVVLLPDRGDRYLSTVLFRSVCGKCPP, from the coding sequence ATGGAATACCCCCCCTTTTCCCTGTCCAAGAGCATCGGCTCCACCCCCCTTGTGGAGATCAGGCACCTGAACCCCAATCCGAGGGTAAGAATCCTCGCCAAGCTCGAAGGAAACAACGTCGGCGGCTCGGTGAAGGATCGTCCCGCCCTCTATATGCTCGCCAAGGCCGAGGCCGACGGGGAATTGACCGCCGCAAAGACAATCCTGGAGCCCACCTCGGGGAACACCGGCATCGCCATTGCCATGCTCGGGACGGCAAAGGGATACCGGGTGAAACTCGTCATGCCTGCCTGTGTGAGTCTGGAGCGGCGGGCGGTGTTGGAGGCCTACGGCGCCGAACTGGTCCTCTCCCCGGCCCAGGAGGCCACCGACGGGGCCATCAGGCTGGCGCACCGGATTCTGGATGAAGAGCCCGAGCACTACTATATGCCGAACCAGTATGCCAATCCCAACAATCCCCTGGCCCATTACGAAACCACCGGGCCGGAAATCTTCCGGGACACCGACGGCACCGTGGACTTTTTCGTGGCAGGGATGGGGACCGGCGGCACCCTCATGGGGGTGAGCCGCTATCTCCGGGAGGCAAAGCCCGGGGTAACCATAGTCGGGGTCGAACCCCGCCTGGGGCACAAGGTGCAGGGTCTCAAGAACATGCAGGAGGCCATTGTGCCGCCGATATACAACCCCGACGCCCTCGACCTGAAGCTCACCGTCCACGATGAACCCGCCTTCGATACAGCGCGGGACCTGGCGATCCGAGAAGGGCTCTTCGTGGGGATGTCCAGCGGCGCGGCGGTGGCCGGCGCCGTCCAGATGGCAAAGGACGCCCCGGCGGGGAGCACCATCGTCGTCCTCCTCCCCGACCGCGGGGACCGTTATCTCAGCACGGTGCTCTTCCGGTCCGTCTGCGGCAAGTGCCCGCCGTAA
- a CDS encoding YcbK family protein, which translates to MKMPFSRDNFACKCCGKNNIDDKVVELCKQIEQSVGMPLTINSGYRCGTHNRAVGGKPNSEHTKGKAVDITCASISKLTKVCETKWQELAIGGFGKYSTFCHVDIGSHRKWAGA; encoded by the coding sequence ATGAAAATGCCATTTTCACGGGACAATTTTGCCTGTAAGTGCTGCGGCAAGAACAATATCGACGACAAGGTCGTGGAATTATGCAAACAAATTGAACAATCCGTCGGGATGCCATTGACAATCAACAGTGGCTATCGTTGTGGGACCCATAATAGGGCGGTGGGCGGAAAACCGAACTCGGAGCATACGAAGGGAAAGGCAGTCGACATTACCTGCGCCAGCATTTCCAAATTGACAAAGGTTTGTGAGACGAAGTGGCAGGAACTGGCAATTGGTGGTTTTGGCAAGTACTCCACTTTCTGCCATGTCGATATAGGTAGCCACAGAAAATGGGCCGGGGCGTAA